A single genomic interval of Candidatus Zixiibacteriota bacterium harbors:
- a CDS encoding CYTH domain-containing protein, giving the protein MTSDTLGKNEIEIKLQLGSFTNYLRLLGALGPLDGERQQLNAFFDTPNRTLALNGWALRVRIESSIADRQIHQTTSFVTLKSLPADASMTVVRQEIESEIDYTVGKSIVNGEKSILSLLADPVRTISRMFKLDSLIKIVEFSNTRLEKKYMIDGHEYLLEIDKTEYDDHSCDYELEIEIESTEESKPIIMTLEKLFRSHGIPFEHQVESKLVRALAKSGMLPS; this is encoded by the coding sequence ATGACATCAGACACACTTGGGAAAAATGAGATAGAAATCAAGCTCCAGCTTGGCTCCTTTACGAACTATTTGAGACTGTTAGGAGCCTTGGGGCCGCTTGATGGGGAGCGACAGCAGTTGAATGCGTTCTTTGATACCCCCAATCGGACGCTTGCTCTGAATGGCTGGGCGTTGCGCGTCAGAATCGAGTCATCCATCGCGGACCGCCAAATTCACCAAACGACTTCATTTGTCACACTCAAAAGCCTGCCTGCCGATGCCAGTATGACGGTTGTTAGACAAGAAATAGAGTCAGAAATAGACTATACCGTGGGAAAATCGATAGTCAACGGCGAAAAAAGTATTCTCTCTTTATTGGCTGATCCGGTTCGGACTATCAGCAGAATGTTTAAGCTCGATAGTCTTATCAAAATTGTCGAGTTTTCAAACACAAGGCTTGAGAAGAAGTATATGATCGATGGGCACGAATATCTGCTTGAAATAGACAAAACCGAATACGATGACCACTCCTGCGACTATGAGTTGGAAATTGAGATTGAATCGACTGAAGAATCCAAACCTATCATCATGACACTCGAAAAACTCTTCAGGTCGCATGGCATCCCCTTTGAGCATCAAGTGGAAAGTAAACTCGTCCGAGCCTTGGCTAAATCCGG